The stretch of DNA AGGGCGGCGGAACGCCCCTGGTCGAGGGGGGTCTGGGGCCAGCGACATGGCCCCAGTAGCACCCTGGGCTTACCGCCGCAGTTGTGGCTCGCATGCCCCTAGCCTCGCGGCAAAACAAATACTGTACCGACGATCTAGCGAAGGCACTCGCCGTATCCAGTGGCTTACTCGCTGGAGCAGTTTTGACTCACCCCGCCCTCCGGGCACCCCTCCAAAGGAGGGGACAGCGTTATCCCGAACTGCGGTTACTGCCTCAAGGCGCTAAAGGAGGGCCAGGCAGGCCTGGGCGATCGCCCATTCTTCCTGGGTGTGGATCACCAGCGATCGCACCCTGGAATTATCACTGGCAATATCCTGGTCCTCCTTGGAGCGAGTCAGGTCTGACCGCAGTCGCAGCCCCAGAAACTCAAAGGGCGCGCAGGCCTGCTGCCACACCAGAGGGCTATTTTCGCCAATGCCAGCGGTAAACACCACCGCATCCAGCCCGCCCAGGCTGGCGACCATGCCGCCCATTTCGCGGCGCAGGCGGTGAATAAAGGTATCAAAGGCGAGCTGGGCCTGGGGGTTGCCCCCCTCCATCGCCTCAACCACCGATCGCATGTCATTGGATTGGCCCGACAGCCCTTGCAGGCCAGACTCTTTGTTCAGCAAGCGATCGAGTTGGTCGGCGCTGTAGCCCTCCTGACGCATCAGGTAAATCAAAATGCCGGGATCAACGCTGCCCGAGCGGCTACCCATCATCAGCCCATCCAGGGGCGTAAAGCCCATCGTAGTATCCACGCTAATGCCACCCTTCACCGCCGCCAGGGAGCAGCCGTTGCCCAGGTGGCAGGTGAGAATTTTCAGTTCAGCCAGATCGCAGTTCATCATATCGGCGGTCCGCTGGGCCACGTACTGGTGGCTAATGCCGTGGAAACCGTAGCGGCGAATACCCTGCTCGACCCAGGCGTGGGGGCCGGGGTAGGTGGCGGCGGCCTCGGGCATGCGGGCGTGGAAAGCGGTATCGAACACCGCCACCTGGGGCCGGTCACCCAAAATGTCCTCCAGGGCCTCAATGCCCTGCAAATTCGCTGGGTTGTGGGCCGGGGCCAGGGGAATCAACCGTTCGATGGCCGCTTTAACCCGATCGTCTATGCGTACGCTGTCGATGTACTCGCGCCCGCCGTGCACCACCCGGTGGCCCACGACATCGATGGCGGCAAGACCCTCAAGCACCTGGGTTGGCCCATCCACCAACGTATTTACCATCGCCTTTAGGCCCTTGGCTTTGTCGGTAATGGGCAGCACCTGCTGAATGGTTTCGCCCCCACCGCTGGCGGAGAGTTCCACCTTGCCCGGCTGGTGGGTCCAGTCGAGGGCGGCGCGCCAGAGGGGCTGGGGTACCGCGCCCACGTCCCCCTGGCTGAGGTCAAACAGACAGCTTTTGTGGCTGCTCGACCCGGCATTGAGCACGAGAATTTTCATGGCACCCTACGTCCCTCGGCCATCATCGTCCCACCGTGTGATCCACCAGTCGCCCAAAATCCAAAATCTAACCTCCAAAATTGGCACCCCAATTCCCTACGTTCCCGGCCTTGAATCTAGCTCCTCTGGCAAGTGGGAGCGATCGCCGTGCTTGACCAGCATGGGACCGTGGCGGTCGAAGCAGACCAGGCTCACCGAGGCGACGGGCAGGTGAATGCGATCGCGGTACCGACCGCTATCGATGCCCAACAGGTTACAGAGAATCAGCCGAATCGTTGTCTTGTGGGACACAATCAGCACATTGCCTTCTGTGTGGTTGGCCTCAATTTCGGCCACTACCAGCGAAGCGCGGCTGGCCACCTGTACCCCGGTTTCACCACCGGTTGGTGGGTTCCAGGCGGGTTCGGTCAGCCAGCGAATGTAGTCGTCGTTGTAGTGCTCGTGCACGTACTCGTGGGTTTTTTCTTCCCACTCGCCAAAGAACATTTCCTTGAGTCCATCGCGCAGCTGCATGGTCTGGCCAATCGCCTGACAGAGGGGCGTCGCCGTAGCCACGGTGCGCTTCAGCGGGCTGGCGTAGACCGCCTGCCACTCCAGGCGCTGGTACTTGTCGGCAAAGGCCTGGGCCATCGCCGTGCCAGCCTCGGTCAGGTTTACGTCAGTAAAGCCACAGTAGGTGCCAGTCTGGCTCGATTCGGTTTCGCCGTGGCGGAGGAAGTAGAGGTGGAGGGACATGGGGAGAGTGGATGGGTGGGGGAGTGGGAGGGTAGGAGAGTGGATGGGTCGGGGAGTGGGAGCGTGGGAGAGTGGGCCTGAGTTTGAGCTTGGACTAACCCGCCTACCCGCCTACACATTCAACCCCGCCTGCGCCTGGTCATACTCTAATATCTCTACCGGCACGGGGGACACTTTCCAGATGTCGGTGCAGTAGTCGCGGATGGAGCGATCGCTCGAAAACTTACCCATGCGCAGGGCGTTGAGAATCGACATGCGCGACCAGTTTTCCTGGTCCTGGTAGGCGATGCCGACCTGGTCCTGGGCGTCGATGTAGGCTTGGTAGTCGGCCAGCAGCAGGTAGGGGTCGCTATAAAGCAGGTTGTCGGTGAGGGGCTTAAACAGCTCGGGATGGCCCTGGGCAAAGAAGCCGCAGTTGACCAGGTCGATCACTTCCTTGAGCTGGGGGTTGCTGCTGTAGTAGTCCCAGGGGTTGTAACCGCTGGCTTTGAGGGCCATCACCTCTTCAGTGGTGAGGCCAAACAGAAAGAAGTTTTCGTCGCCCACCTGCTGGCGAATTTCGACGTTGGCCCCGTCAAGGGTGCCGATGGTGAGGGCACCATTCATCGAAAATTTCATGTTGCCGGTGCCAGAGGCTTCTTTACCAGCGGTGGAAATTTGCTCGGACAGGTCGGCGGCGGGGTACACCCGCTGGCCAAAGGTGACGTTGTAGTCGGGCAAAAAGACGACCTTGAGGCGATCGCCGATGG from Leptolyngbya sp. KIOST-1 encodes:
- a CDS encoding acetate/propionate family kinase, which gives rise to MKILVLNAGSSSHKSCLFDLSQGDVGAVPQPLWRAALDWTHQPGKVELSASGGGETIQQVLPITDKAKGLKAMVNTLVDGPTQVLEGLAAIDVVGHRVVHGGREYIDSVRIDDRVKAAIERLIPLAPAHNPANLQGIEALEDILGDRPQVAVFDTAFHARMPEAAATYPGPHAWVEQGIRRYGFHGISHQYVAQRTADMMNCDLAELKILTCHLGNGCSLAAVKGGISVDTTMGFTPLDGLMMGSRSGSVDPGILIYLMRQEGYSADQLDRLLNKESGLQGLSGQSNDMRSVVEAMEGGNPQAQLAFDTFIHRLRREMGGMVASLGGLDAVVFTAGIGENSPLVWQQACAPFEFLGLRLRSDLTRSKEDQDIASDNSRVRSLVIHTQEEWAIAQACLALL
- a CDS encoding histidine phosphatase family protein is translated as MSLHLYFLRHGETESSQTGTYCGFTDVNLTEAGTAMAQAFADKYQRLEWQAVYASPLKRTVATATPLCQAIGQTMQLRDGLKEMFFGEWEEKTHEYVHEHYNDDYIRWLTEPAWNPPTGGETGVQVASRASLVVAEIEANHTEGNVLIVSHKTTIRLILCNLLGIDSGRYRDRIHLPVASVSLVCFDRHGPMLVKHGDRSHLPEELDSRPGT